The following proteins come from a genomic window of Candidatus Methylomirabilota bacterium:
- a CDS encoding YtxH domain-containing protein — protein sequence MSDYRGFGGAALTLAFLLGGPLGVCFALLYAPESGRRTRERIRRQTEGLRERAVDVAEDVRERVDELLEQVQEAVPSTFEAGEEAPETQDSVQDPAS from the coding sequence ATGAGTGATTACCGTGGATTCGGTGGAGCGGCTTTGACGCTGGCATTCCTCTTGGGGGGACCCCTCGGGGTCTGCTTCGCCCTGCTCTATGCTCCAGAATCGGGAAGGCGCACCCGGGAACGGATCCGTCGGCAGACCGAAGGTCTCCGGGAGCGGGCCGTCGATGTGGCCGAGGATGTCCGAGAGCGGGTCGACGAGCTCTTAGAGCAGGTCCAGGAGGCTGTCCCGTCCACTTTTGAGGCTGGGGAAGAGGCCCCAGAAACTCAGGATTCGGTCCAAGACCCCGCTTCCTGA